A segment of the Acidobacteriota bacterium genome:
GAGACGTTGGAAGGGGAGTACCAGAAGTTCTCCGCCGGACGCGACGAGCCTCCCGAGCCGGAGCAGATGGACCGGGCCACCATCGAGCGCCTCAAGAGTCTGGGGTACCTGGGTTTCGCCTCGGGCACGGCGAAGCTCCCGTCCACCGAGGGACTGGCGGACCCCAAGGACCGGATCGCGCTCTACGAGCTGTTGCAGCAGGCGTTCCAGGATTCCGAGGAAGGCCGGCTCATCGAATCCAACAGCAAATTGAGGAAGGTCGTGGCCCAGGAGGAGGGCCTCATCGACGCTCACCTTTACCTGGGCCTGAACTCGGTGCAGATGGGGCAGTTCAGCGATGCCATCGAGGCCTTCCAGGCCGTGCTCCGCCGTGACTCGGGCAACCTCATGGCCCTCTATAACCTCGCCCTCTCCTACCTCAATCAAGGCCGCCCAGAGGCGGCCGTTCCGGGTTTGGAACGGACCCTGGAATTGGACCCGGACGACGTGACGGCCCGGGTCGCCCTGGGAAAGGCTTACCAGTTGACCGGCCGTATCGATGACGCCATCAATGCACTGGAGAAGGCGGTCGCCCGCCGGCCCGACTTTGCCGACGCCCTCGACTTCCTGAGCCAGGCGTATGGCCAGAAAGGATGGACCGCCAAAGCCGAATCGGCCCGCCGCCGCGCCGAAGCGGCGCGAAAACGCTGAGCCCTGACAGCGGCAATTCCGCAATCTGATTTTCTCTCAATCCACATCATCAAGTTCTTGACCGGCAATCCTCCGGCGGCTACCCTTTGCGCGTTGAAATCGTGGCCGCGGCCGGTCCGACCGCGAGCTTTCACCCTGTGCATGAGGAGGTAGGAATCGAATGTATCTGACCAACGAGAAAGTCGCCGTTCTGGGCGCCGCCGGCGCCATTGGCTCCAACCTGGTTCAGTCGCTGCTGCAGACCGGGACCGCCAATCGGATCTCCATGTACGACCCCTTGGAGGGTCCGCTCAAGGGGTCGGCCGAAGAGATCTACCACTGCTCGTTCCCGGGAGCCCAGGTGACCTGGACCATCGACGAGGCGGAGGCTCTTGCGGACGCCGCCTACATCGTCACCGCGGGAGGCGCTCCCCGCCGGCAGGGGATGACCCGGGAGGACCTGCGCAAGGACAACTGCAAGATCGCCAGGAACCTGGGCCAACAGATCAAGCGCCATTGCCCGGCCTGCAAGCTGGCCGTCGTCATCTTCAATCCCGCCGACATCACCGGTCTCACCACGCTGGTTCACTCGGGACTGCCGGGATCGGCGGTCTCCACCCTGGCCGCGCTGGACAGCACGCGTCTCCAGAGCGCGCTGGCCCAACATTTCTCCGTCGCCCAGGACCAGGTGACCGGGTGCGCCACCTACGGTG
Coding sequences within it:
- a CDS encoding malate dehydrogenase; translation: MYLTNEKVAVLGAAGAIGSNLVQSLLQTGTANRISMYDPLEGPLKGSAEEIYHCSFPGAQVTWTIDEAEALADAAYIVTAGGAPRRQGMTREDLRKDNCKIARNLGQQIKRHCPACKLAVVIFNPADITGLTTLVHSGLPGSAVSTLAALDSTRLQSALAQHFSVAQDQVTGCATYGGHGEQMAVFKGSIAVAGTPLGEILGGATVEGQGLTPGQWTDLQQQVRGGGAAIIKLRGRSSFQSPAHLSTSMLRGRLGADEFPWPCGTYVNRGEFRHIMMAMDTRFGPDGLEYSMPEGDAADMAALRNSYQHLTNLRDQTIADGLLPPLDEWKDVNPNLV